The Colias croceus chromosome 19, ilColCroc2.1 genome contains the following window.
GTTTAGATGTAACCGCTGGCGGAAAACTCAACGCCGTGAGTGAAATATAGTAAATAGAAAAcacgtttttatattttcaaacaatataattaaatacatatttacctTTGAAAATTGTAAAAGATAAGACCAAAACCTCAAAAAATAATCCCTGCATCGATAGTATTAGCAACTGCATATAATAGGAATTAGGAATTAGAAACTAATAGGAAAAACACTGTAACAAAAATCATcacctaaaaaaaataaacccaattttacaatttctgaatattatgttctataaaattatctgTCAGCCAAAATGCCTAATAATGTATGAacttatacattaaaaaagttataaataggCTATCAGTGACCTTATCACCAAGTCATGAAACTGGCTCTTAATTCACATTAATCAACGCATAATGTTTTGAAAGATCCTGGCATTCCCAGATACTCTTCGTCAAACTTGAGCGTGATTCTGTGGGATTCATCCGTTTTGGCTTTCTCCGATTCCTTGAGatgttcaatattttcatCGGTACACATTTCATCGAGAAATGCCTCtgaaatcaaaaatattatactgatATAGCAACTACAGTATATAGCAATCGTAGACGAAGATATTGTTACGCACTGTATGCcgaaatcataaaaatagtaggtatatgaaaAGAACAAAAAGtatctaaaaaatatagagtCGATTTTCTAGTGTTTTACTTGAATATTTGCACAATTTGGCTGTGCTTGTATTTGATCAAAGAAACGGATTATTTAATAACCCAAACAagactattatattattatagtctaGCTTCTCTTTATGGTATTTTATGCACTAGTTTCTACGACTTCTATCTTTAAAAACTGCTCCAGATCTTACCAAATAAATCCTTAAGACATTTGTCCTTGCCACCATAGTCTGCGGGTAAAATTTCTGGTGAAACGTATTTATGGAGTGACTCCATACTGTCGTGGACGATAATTCTATGTGTCAACTTCTCTGTCAGTGCTTGTttgagaatttttaaaattgcatCGAACAGCTTCGATCCGCTTATCACGTGCAAGTATTTTAATCTCAAACTTATAGCttcctgaaattataaaaatgtctgATGATGTTGAtcatagtttataatatactaaccAATTATAGATACCTAACAGTTATATTACgaatagataaaaatttcattttatgtaaAGTACTATGTTTTATAGTAAGCTACCaattttgttaagttttattgtgatataatttattattgtaaatagaaCATTGTAGAATGTTTTCATCGTGATAATGTTCTCAAAGAAAATAGTAGATTCATCTCACTTGggaaattattacaatttttaatgtacCAAATCAAAAGTTCCGTAATTAACAAcgcaaatataaaaatcttaCCAAATAAACAGAAACAGCTTTCCTCATAGCCAGTGGGTTCAATTTAGATACGACACCGAGAGTGTAGTTTCTCGTGTCAAAGACTACTTCGTAGCCAGCGTTGTAGTCACGGTTGAACATGTAGTCCAGcatctaaaattatattacctatataattgttaaatattttaataaacatataaataaggaattgttttttataaagatttgGTTAGATTCGCAGTTGtttctatataataatgtGTAGGCAGTAGGTATGTACGTAGTTTATGACGAAAAATATAGCGAATGTTACacttaacaatttattttggtAGAAGTTTTAATAGCGGTTCAGTGCTTTCAGATTTTATTTGgtacaaatataggtactatGAAGATTTCCTGATTCATTTCCGATTTACGAAATTGAAAACGTTTTAGTtctaacataatatacctacatgatGTCTGTTACTCGGATTAAAAATGGAGAGTCCCTAACATCTTTATAATctttaaaatcattttgttTGAATGCTTCATTTAATTGATTAGTTCTCACCGCTATACAAAATCTGTAGTAGTGCATGAAATCTACAGAGTCCGCCGCCTCAGGGTCGTGGACGCGTGTCACAATGACTCTGTAGTTATCGGCTGTTGGTTTTGGCATGATACTTGTGTGGCTATAcagaaataattgaataacaaTGCATTAATAAAGTATCCGTTTTCTTTAAGATTTTGTTGTTgcattttgaagtgaaacttctttaggcgcgttgataataaaataattacaaggCGACCTCAAAGCAATACCTTCACGTAATGGAGTAAAGTAAGGCGACGaatttggtatctttgaatcttgccaaagaagtttcaattcTGACACGTATGCTCGACACAAACGatcttctttaaaatatttatgttagaGAGTGATCGTCCATGGTATAATCGTAAGAGCTTTATCatcaataaatcaataataagCAGAcagttacaatttatttattttttttttgtatgtacgttttacataattttatgcaatatgataatatgtatctaataaaacttataaggAAGGAAATTACGAACATAGTACATACAGCTACAATATCcatgaatatacaaaccacCACTTCTTTTTAGGAATGAACTCATTCTTCATGTCAAAGTTAGTTAAAAACTCCGGCAATGCTCGTCTAAATGAGCACAATTTGTCGAGGCGCTTTTTAGCGGTCTCCACGGAACCCTTGCTTGCTATCAAGAGACGCTCTAAATAGTTTCTGTCTgcaattaaacatatttatgaattaaatactTTCTTGGTTCAGTATTAATAAATCGAAATCTATGTTTTTAGTAGTAAGTCGGCAACAAACACAAGTGTACCtagtatgtaggtatttattgaaaaattattcattcttTTATATCAGTATCGAATAACTTGTTACGAGTTATTCGATACTGAATCGATCGATTAACAGATCATAATATGAACTATAATGACTATATGAACTTGTTTCTtgtattaagaaaatttaataaattaattccgTAAATAACCTTTGATTTGATTGATTTGGGATATTTTTTGGGATATTAATTCAAGTCACTTGCgtgtagtaggtatgtatactTTTGTAAATACATTAGAAACCAGTATGATTgatagttacctacttaccAAAACGTTTAACGAGAAAATGATTTTGTTTCGCAATCCAGGCTTCAAAGGTGTCCAGATCCTGCTCAAGTTTTTTGGCATCATCATAGTTGAACAATTTACGTACTTCTTGTATTTGATTTGGATTAAATTGCAGTACAGGACTCGGTCTTAAAGTATCCATTTTACggattttgttttaatgcacAAATTTTTACTTGTCTGTTGAAAAGAAGTAATAGatgataatttttgaatattttatttgctaaTGTTGTACCAGTTTGCGTGAATTTTAGTGATATCGATAGTTTTAtcttcaatttaaatatttgcgtAGAGTTGGGGGCACCCGgctaatttactttataacaatattttataaacaccatttttaaaattaataaatacaaatattacttACTTTCTTAGatggtaaataaattattcttgTATTAGTAGCTGTGATTAAGTACCTACCCACAATATAATACAACTGACTTTAAAACTGCATTcgctatttatatattattctcAGTGCTTTTCAAGTATATTAGGCATTGCATTATCTCATCTATCTTATAGTCTTGAGAAGGGAAAAATAACTATCatttaactaattaataatttgctttttaaattcatgctttttaaaatattaagatgacGTTACTGGTTGAAAATAAtgcatatatataaaaaatatataacggtAAAATTCGGTAACTTATAGTAGGTAATGTTCATTTAGGATAGTATTGCAGTTTCCATTTTCCTAAACAAAATTCGAACACATTACGAATTTAGAATCTTTTAAGATGTCCtgaattattacattattttcaataagatAGAGCCAGATAGAGCTAACGATAATAATTGTGCCAAATGAAAATTGAATGGCacactgtatttttttatacagaaaatagaaaaggaatttatttagttagaaagtaaaatattataattaaactagtgtacctatataatatgattaaagtaaatattgttcatgttttaatataatcatgtgctcaatatcattaaattTGATAAGTCTGTTCACGAAAAAGATTTTGACGGGTtgaatatttctaaaaaaaatgttaacacaaatgaaaataaaacataattaatattaagctACTCTTGGTTATTGCAAGCGAAAAGATTTTAGATTAGCAGTCTTCACGATATACCTACGCTACGCATATtcatgataaataattaaatgataagtaaacttttattaagTTAAAAGTAAATGAGGAGACTTATCGACTAGCCGGTTGGCTAGGTTGGTAGTGGCCTTCCAAGTCactggtcgtgggttcgattcccacccggggcaaatatttgtgtgatgaacatagatgtttgctctgtgtctgggtgttaattatctatagaagtatttatttaaaattatatattatgtatgtttatcagccatctggtttccataacacaagtgaaagcttagtatgggatcggatcgtgccgtgtgtgaaaatagtcccgaaatatttatttattttatttatttatttgcgaaATATTGTTCTCTCTGTCTGTAGTATACGACTTTTGTGACTATTATTTTGTGGCAAAGTTCAGCGGTGCTAAAatgaatcataataattaataatatgatcatATTACTCAGAACCTGATTCGAAATGGTTAAAAGAGccaacttattaaaaataaaataaataatataaatcattttCCAGTTGATATTTGACTTGTTTTTGATGGAAAATCGTAAAAAGCGGGAAAATGTCATCCTTCAAAAAATAGAGGAATTGCTAAGAATCTGCTAGCACTTCACGATGATGAAATGTAATAACTTGTGATAGAAGATATACGAGTCTTGGGATATCTTTTAATGATAATGATTCCATGCTTCTACTACAcgttataaattcaataaaaaaatcgcatATCGCCCAAAAGAGGCATTCGTTTCATCAACTTTTGATAGTAATCGATCTGTTGCAGCGAAAGTTGAAgctactaggtaggtatatcttaaaaaaatagctAATGTTAAAtcgtctttttttttgttcagtACGTGATGTATTCTATCTGAaggtttataattttaatctatCATACAAACAAAGAGACATTAACCATTTTATCTATGTCTGAATCTCAAGTGGACTTTGCAACTTTCTGAACattataagaattaaaaagattGTCCATGGGTGTGGTTGTTTAACATcactactatattatatcgccgtccccggagaataaaatgataatcgCCATTAtcatagttttattgttatgcgATATTTGAAGCCTACGTAGCCTAATACATCTacctatacaatttttttttgtaatttttctccTGTAATCCACAAAGTTATaagatattacaataatattcactgCTTTTTCCCAGAACATATTCGTACTAGAAAATAAAGATAGTGTTATGATAGTGAAAAAGTTTCTTTACTCTTAATGTGATAAtagttattacaataatattctcGGAAAAACGAATCGGCGAAATAATGACGAACgcctattatcattttattctagtaaaaatattttttggcgCCATTCGTATGACCATATACATTATGATCACGATGATGATCAGGAAGACtgatttatattactttttattgtcttcattttttaatgtaatgatAGTCTAATATTGTCTTATTAAAAACCCTCAGAATAAAAGTTCATTGGATATTATCCATTAATGCATATGTCCAATATGaacgagaataaaatgataagtgTGTATTAGTAAATTTACATGTCATTCAAATGCTAccaactttttaaattttaattatcttcagTTCTCTTAAAGTTAGATAAGTTctcttaaattaatatatttttatacataataaaaggttaaaaaattaGCTACCATTcctattcattattattagcgtaaaataaaatgtccatCCTACATTCCCTATAAGACAAAATaagatgaaaaataaattacggttGGTCTGAGGTTTATCAACCCATTCCTCGCTACAaatcctcgcacattattgatGGTAAAGCACCCTAACGACACCCTAAggacacgaacacgaacacgaacacgaaaacgaacacgaacacgaacacgaacacgaacacgaacacgaacacgaacacgaacacgaacacgaacacgaacacgaacacgaacacgaacacgaacacgaacacgaacacgaacacgaacacgaacacgaacacgaacacgaacacgaacacgaacacgaacacgaacacgaacacgaacacgaacacgaacacgaacacgaacacgaacacgaacacgaacacgaacacgaacacgaacacgaacacgaacacgaacacgaacacgaacacgaacacgaacacgaacacgaacacgaacacgaacacgaacacgaacacgaacacgaacacgaacacgaacacgaacacgaacacgaacacgaacacgaacacgaacacgaacacgaacacgaacacgaacacgaacacgaacacgaacacgaacacgaacacgaacacgaacacgaacacgaacacgaacacgaacacgaacacgaacacgaacacgaacacgaacacgaacacgaacacgaacacgaacacgaacaacgaacacgaacaacgaacacgaacaacgaacacgaacaacgaacacgaacaacgaacacgaacaacgaacacgaacaacgaacaacgaacacgaacaacgaacacgaacaacgaacacgaacaacgaacacgaacaacgaacacgaacacgaacatcgaacatgaacaacgaacacgaacacgaacaacgaacacgaacaacgaacacgaacaacgaacacgaacacgaacatcgaacacgaacacgaacacgaacacgaacacgaacacgaacaacgaacacgaacaacgaacacgaacaacgaacacgaacaacgaacacgaacaacgaacacgaacaacgaacacgaacaacgaacacgaacaacgaacacgaacaacgaacacgaacaacgaacacgaacaacgaacacgaacaacgaacacgaacaacgaacacgaacaacgaacacgaacaacgaacaacgaacacgaacaacgaacacgaacaacgaacacgaacaacgaacaacgaacacgaacaacgaacacgaacaacgaacacgaacaacgaacacgaacaacgaacacgaacaacgaacacgaacaacgaacacgaacaacgaacacgaacaacgaacaacgaacacgaacaacgaacacgaacacgaacacgaacacgaacacgaacacgaacaacgaacacgaacaacgaacacgaacatcgaacacgaacacgaacacgaacacgaataacgaacacgaacaacgaacacgaacaacgaacacgaacaacgaacacgaacaacgaacacgaacaacgaacaacgaacacgaacaacgaacacgaacaacgaacacgaacaacgaacacgaacaacgaacacgaacaacgaacacgaacaacgaacacgaacaacgaacacgaacaacgaacacgaacaacgaacacgaacatcgaacaacgaacacgaacaacgaacacgaacaacgaacacgaacaacgaacacgaacaacgaacacgaacaacgaacacgaacaacgaacacgaacaacgaacacgaacaacgaacacgaacaacgaacacgaacaacgaacacgaacaacgaacacgaacaacgaacacgaacaacgaacacgaacaacgaacacgaacaacgaacacgaacaacgaacacgaacaacgaacacgaacatcgaacacgaacacgaacacgaacacgaacacgaacaacgaacacgaacaacgaacacgaacaacgaacacgaacaacgaactcgaacacgaacatcgaacacgaacacgaacacgaacacggaCAACGAACAcaaacaacgaacacgaacaacgaacacgaacaacgaacacgaacaacgaacacgaacaacgaacacgaacaacgaacacgaacaacgaacacgaacaacgaacacgaacaacgaacacgaacacgaacaacgaacacgaacaacgaacacgaacaacgaacacgaacaacgaacacgaacaacgaacacgaacacgaacaacgaacacgaacaacgaacacgaacatcgaacaacgaacacgaacaacgaacacgaacaacgaacacgaacaacgaacacgaacaacgaacacgaacatcgaacacgaacacgaacacgaacacgaacaacgaacacgaacaacgaacacgaacaacgaacacgaacaacgaacacgaacaacgaactcgaacacgaacatcgaacacgaacacgaacacgaacacgaacacgaacacgaacacggaCAACGAACAcaaacaacgaacacgaacaacgaacacgaacaacgaacacgaacaacgaacacgaacaacg
Protein-coding sequences here:
- the LOC123700182 gene encoding alpha-tocopherol transfer protein-like yields the protein MDTLRPSPVLQFNPNQIQEVRKLFNYDDAKKLEQDLDTFEAWIAKQNHFLVKRFDRNYLERLLIASKGSVETAKKRLDKLCSFRRALPEFLTNFDMKNEFIPKKKWCHTSIMPKPTADNYRVIVTRVHDPEAADSVDFMHYYRFCIAMLDYMFNRDYNAGYEVVFDTRNYTLGVVSKLNPLAMRKAVSVYLEAISLRLKYLHVISGSKLFDAILKILKQALTEKLTHRIIVHDSMESLHKYVSPEILPADYGGKDKCLKDLFEAFLDEMCTDENIEHLKESEKAKTDESHRITLKFDEEYLGMPGSFKTLCVD